A part of Augochlora pura isolate Apur16 chromosome 1, APUR_v2.2.1, whole genome shotgun sequence genomic DNA contains:
- the LOC144468332 gene encoding cytochrome P450 6k1-like — protein sequence MALLTIHWALDSMIIFASLIVAAYIYATRKFKYWSKKGIMEIPPTPFIGNFTDCFLLKKSPSYFVKELYDRSKGLRYMGFYIFDKPFILIRDPELVKHVLVKDFNVFNDRYASADVSDRLGYANVFMIKNPSWKILRAKLTPIFTSGKLKKMFELMLHVADDMDTFLEKSNLASGKVMEMKDFCANVTTDMVGSTAFGLRVNSVNDPQAPFRQFGRKIFDYNFFRGMEFLIIFFMPYLAKYTGAKFFGKESSKFLRTVFWDVINQRIQSGEKRNDLIDLLIELKQQHENDDDLDGFKFSGDDLVAQAAIFFTGGFETSSTTMSFTLYELAVNAEVQRTLRKEILEALDKSGGKITYQMIMTLPYLDMVVSETLRKYPPLGFLDRVAVADYKIPNSDLVLEKGTPVYISMAGMHYDPEYFPDPEKYDPLRFTDENKQKRPGITYFPFGEGPHICIGMRLGLMQSKLGLVKFLSKYEVTPCDKTPIPVVIDPQGLTTTALGGLYLNVQKITTEAG from the exons ATGGCGCTGCTCACGATTCATTGGGCACTGGACAGCATGATAATATTCGCATCCCTCATCGTCGCCGCTTATATATACGCGACGAGGAAGTTCAAATACTGGTCGAAGAAAGGGATCATGGAGATTCCGCCGACGCCGTTCATCGGCAACTTCACCGATTGTTTCCTGCTGAAGAAATCGCCCTCGTATTTCGTGAAGGAACTGTACGACCGGTCCAAGGGGCTGCGCTACATGGGTTTCTACATCTTCGACAAACCGTTCATCCTTATACGGGATCCCGAGCTCGTGAAGCACGTTCTGGTGAAGGATTTCAACGTGTTCAACGACAGATACGCCTCGGCGGATGTGAGCGACCGGCTCGGATACGCGAACGTCTTCATGATAAAGAATCCGAGCTGGAAGATCCTCAGGGCGAAACTGACGCCGATCTTCACGTCCGGGAAGCTGAAGAAAATGTTCGAGCTGATGCTCCACGTCGCCGACGACATGGACACGTTCCTCGAGAAGTCGAACTTGG CTTCCGGAAAGGTGATGGAGATGAAAGATTTTTGCGCCAACGTTACCACCGACATGGTCGGCAGCACCGCTTTCGGGTTGCGAGTGAACTCGGTGAACGATCCGCAAGCACCGTTCCGTCAGTTTGGCAGAAAGATCTTCGACTACAACTTCTTCCGCGGCATGGAGTTCCTTATTATATTCTTCATGCCGTATTTGGCCAAGTACACCGGCGCTAAATTCTTCGGCAAGGAGAGTAGCAAGTTTCTGCGAACTGTTTTCTGGGACGTCATCAATCAACGAATTCAGTCGGGCGAGAAGCGAAACGATCTCATCGACCTCTTAATCGAACTGAAGCAACAGCACGAGAATGATGATGATCTCGATGGATTTA AATTCAGCGGTGATGATTTAGTGGCGCAGGCGGCAATATTCTTCACCGGTGGTTTCGAAACATCATCCACGACCATGTCCTTCACCCTTTACGAACTCGCGGTGAACGCGGAGGTTCAGAGAACCTTGAGGAAAGAGATACTCGAGGCGCTCGATAAGAGCGGTGGAAAAATTACGTATCAGATG ATCATGACGCTACCATATCTGGACATGGTGGTTTCCGAAACTTTGCGGAAGTATCCGCCATTGGGATTCTTGGATCGCGTAGCAGTCGCGGACTATAAGATCCCCAATTCTGATTTAGTGCTTGAAAAAGGCACACCGGTCTACATATCCATGGCAGGGATGCATTACGATCCGGAATACTTCCCTGATCCAGAAAAATACGATCCTCTGAGGTTCACCGACGAGAACAAACAAAAGAGGCCTGGTATCACTTATTTCCCTTTCGGCGAGGGACCGCATATTTGCATCG GAATGCGATTGGGTCTCATGCAATCGAAGCTCGGATTGGTAAAATTTCTGAGCAAATACGAGGTAACACCTTGCGACAAGACACCTATACCCGTGGTCATAGATCCGCAAGGACTCACCACCACCGCGCTAGGAGGATTATACTTAAATGTCCAAAAGATTACCACAGAAGCTGGTTAA
- the LOC144468320 gene encoding cytochrome P450 6k1-like, whose protein sequence is MGLLTPHWGLDGIIICASLIVAAYMYATRKFKYWAKKGIMEIPPTPFLGNFSDCLLFKKSPAEFMKDLYDQSKGLPYMGFYVVDKPFFLIRDPEIIKHVLVKDFPVFVDRHISPNEKDRLGYVNVFLMKGPGWKFIRSKLSPLFTSGRLKKLFELMLQVTDDFDRFLENLNLEKGKILEMKDLCANVTTDMISSSSFGLRVNAVNDPNAPFRVEGRKIFKPTILRGIEFLIIFFVPSLTGITGAKFFGQETTAFFRSVFWEVINERIKSGEKRHDLIDLLIELKQKYEADGDLGGFQFSGDDLLAQAAGFFTAGFETSSSTMSFTLYEVAVNMEIQKTLRKEILDALEKSNGKITYDMVMTLPYLDMVVSETLRKYPPLAFLDRVAGSDYKVPNSDLVLEKGTPVYLSMLGLHTDPEYFPDPQKYDPTRFSEENKKNLVPFTYFPFGDGPRICIGMRLGLMQSKLGLVALLSKYEVLPCESTPIPLVLDTRGFATTSLGGMPLLVRKLAAEGTS, encoded by the exons ATGGGCCTCCTCACGCCACATTGGGGCCTAGACGGTATCATCATCTGCGCGTCGCTGATCGTCGCCGCGTACATGTACGCCACGCGAAAGTTCAAATACTGGGCGAAAAAAGGGATCATGGAAATCCCGCCGACGCCATTCCTTGGAAATTTCTCGGACTGTTTGCTTTTCAAAAAATCGCCCGCGGAGTTCATGAAGGACCTGTACGACCAATCCAAGGGGCTGCCTTACATGGGATTCTACGTCGTCGACAAACCGTTCTTCCTCATACGCGATCCTGAAATAATAAAGCACGTACTGGTGAAGGACTTTCCGGTGTTCGTTGACAGACACATTTCGCCGAACGAGAAAGATCGACTCGGATACGTGAACGTGTTCTTGATGAAAGGCCCTGGCTGGAAGTTCATCAGATCGAAGTTGTCGCCTTTGTTCACGTCTGGCAGACtgaagaaattgttcgaactGATGCTCCAAGTTACCGACGATTTCGATCGGTTCCTCGAAAACTTGAATTTGG AAAAGGGAAAGATATTAGAAATGAAAGATCTTTGCGCGAACGTCACCACGGACATGATTTCCAGCAGTTCTTTCGGCCTGCGAGTGAACGCGGTGAACGATCCGAACGCACCGTTCCGCGTAGAGGGTAGGAAAATATTCAAGCCCACCATACTTCGCGGGATAGAGTTCCTGATCATATTCTTTGTACCGTCCCTCACCGGAATCACCGGCGCCAAATTCTTCGGCCAAGAGACCACCGCATTCTTTCGATCAGTCTTCTGGGAAGTGATCAACGAACGAATCAAATCCGGCGAAAAAAGACACGATCTAATCGATCTTCTGATCGAACTGAAACAGAAGTACGAGGCCGATGGTGATCTCGGCGGATTTC AATTCAGCGGTGACGATTTACTAGCGCAGGCTGCTGGTTTCTTTACCGCTGGTTTCGAAACTTCATCCTCCACCATGTCCTTCACCTTATACGAGGTTGCCGTAAACATGGAGATACAAAAGACTTTGAGAAAGGAGATCCTCGATGCACTCGAGAAAAGCAATGGCAAAATTACATATGACATG GTTATGACGTTACCATATCTCGACATGGTGGTCTCCGAAACATTGCGCAAATATCCACCATTGGCATTCCTTGATAGGGTAGCAGGCTCTGATTATAAAGTCCCAAATTCAGATTTGGTTCTGGAGAAAGGCACACCGGTCTATCTTTCCATGTTGGGGTTGCATACTGATCCGGAGTACTTCCCGGATCCACAAAAATACGATCCCACGAGATTTAGCGAAGAGAACAAAAAGAACTTGGTACCTTTCACGTACTTCCCTTTCGGCGACGGGCCACGCATATGTATCG GCATGCGATTGGGTCTTATGCAATCGAAACTTGGATTGGTAGCATTGCTGAGCAAGTACGAGGTATTGCCTTGCGAGTCGACACCTATACCTTTGGTTCTGGATACGAGAGGATTCGCCACCACGTCGCTGGGTGGTATGCCCTTGCTTGTTCGAAAGCTCGCCGCGGAAGGAACTAGTTAA